The nucleotide window AAAATCATCTATAAATGAACCCACTTTTGTTTTAGAGTAGTGTGGATACAACGGAAATAAAATCACATTTTTTATGTCTTTCTCTTTTATTTTTTTTACCACTTCTTTTGCTCGGGGACTGCTGTATCTCATACACATAAACACATCATCTTTTATTCTCTGTCTTAATAATTTTGACTGTTTATTCACATTGTCTATTATAGGCGAGCCTTTAATAAGAGTGTAATGTTTTTTAGCTTTTGGAAGTCTCAATGAGGATAAAAGAATAGCAACAGGCAGCCTTAAGATTAAGGGGAGATGAATGATGTGTTTATCAAAAAACAGGTTGAATAGAAATCTTCTTACCTCTTTTTCATTTTTCGGTCCGCCGAAGGAAAGTAGGACTATGGCTCTTTTTCCCATCCATGTACCATCTTTACTAAGAATTTTGCTTTGTTTTCATCGGTTTGGGGCAGAATGCCGCCTCCTAAATTAAAGATGTGTCTTTTGCCTTCCATCATTTTCATAATGTATGTTGCTTTTTCTTCTATGATAGTTTTTTCTGCTAAAAGCGCTGATGGATCTAAATTTCCCTGAATAATCTTATTTGAATTTTTACAGTTTTTGATATCAATTCTCCAATCTACGCTTAAGATATCTGCTCCTGTTTCTTCTACTATGTTTAGTATTCCGCTCATTCCATTTACATAGTAGGAAGTAGGTATTTTTTGTTTAAAAAAAGAAATAATCTTTTTCACATACGGAAGGCTAAATTCTTCCCAATCTGAAGGAGAAAGGATTGAGGCTTGAGTATCAAATATCTGTAGCATATCTGCTTCGCTTTGTAATTTTAAATACTCTATCATTGAATCTGTAATTATATCTAATTTGTTTTTGAATTTTTCCTTTTGGTTATACATCAGGTATTTTGTATGATTTTCGTCAGGCTTTCCCTGTCCGATAATGTAGGACATCAAAGTAAACGGCGCACCGCAAAATCCAATTAGGGTTTTATCGGTTAACTCTTTCTTCAGTATACACATGATTTTGCTTGTAAATAACATTTTTTCCACATCTATGCTGCGAATTTCATCTCCGAAGACAAATGGTCCTTTCTCTGTAAAGTAGACCTTCAGTCCCATTGCCCGTAGGGGAAGCAGAATGTCAGAGAATATTATAGCAGCATCTACATCCAATTCTTTTACAGGTTGCAGTGTAACCTCTACTGCCAGTTCTGGCGTTTCACACATCTCCAGGAATGTATATTTTTCTCTCATTTTTCTATAGGATTTGAGGTATCTGCCTGCCTGACGCATAAACCAGATGGGTGTATATGGGATATTTTTGCCTTTTATCAGCTCAATTATCGCTTTCACATTCTTAGTATAGCCATTTTGTGATGTAAATAAAAGATTAAAGGCAGGCCATTGAGGTCAAATTTTAGTTTTCTTTCAATTAAGGGTATGTTAATCTTTGAATTAGGTGATTGTAAAGGAGGAACTTATGAAAGTAAGAATTGGAAGTTTAGTTACATATAGTAGGGTTAATTCCCCGCAGCTTGCCGCGTTTTGTGTCATTCCCTCTG belongs to Deltaproteobacteria bacterium and includes:
- the hemE gene encoding uroporphyrinogen decarboxylase, producing the protein MKAIIELIKGKNIPYTPIWFMRQAGRYLKSYRKMREKYTFLEMCETPELAVEVTLQPVKELDVDAAIIFSDILLPLRAMGLKVYFTEKGPFVFGDEIRSIDVEKMLFTSKIMCILKKELTDKTLIGFCGAPFTLMSYIIGQGKPDENHTKYLMYNQKEKFKNKLDIITDSMIEYLKLQSEADMLQIFDTQASILSPSDWEEFSLPYVKKIISFFKQKIPTSYYVNGMSGILNIVEETGADILSVDWRIDIKNCKNSNKIIQGNLDPSALLAEKTIIEEKATYIMKMMEGKRHIFNLGGGILPQTDENKAKFLVKMVHGWEKEP
- a CDS encoding ferrochelatase; its protein translation is MGKRAIVLLSFGGPKNEKEVRRFLFNLFFDKHIIHLPLILRLPVAILLSSLRLPKAKKHYTLIKGSPIIDNVNKQSKLLRQRIKDDVFMCMRYSSPRAKEVVKKIKEKDIKNVILFPLYPHYSKTKVGSFIDDF